In one window of Solanum pennellii chromosome 2, SPENNV200 DNA:
- the LOC107010544 gene encoding uncharacterized protein LOC107010544, producing MEEMMKPAWLQGLMSENFFGGCEIHHNRRKNEKNIFCLECCQSFCPHCLPQHHSHPLLQVRRYVYQDVIRLDDLEKLIDCSYIQPYTINSAKVIFLNQRAQSRSCKASGNSCFTCDRVLQHPFNFCSLSCKVDFMVYQGEDLSNIIYRFDDSEFALSQFEGLHVDTSDLIDEESQITPNSILEDPLECRGSSCSNNVRGNSGISHDGRMVKNKKKSSGFFPGLVLSLSNRRKGAPQRSPLS from the exons ATGGAAGAGATGATGAAACCTGCATGGTTACAAGGATTAATGTCTGAGAATTTCTTTGGAGGATGTGAAATTCATCACAATAGAAGgaaaaatgagaaaaacatCTTTTGTTTAGAGTGTTGCCAAAGTTTTTGCCCTCACTGCCTTCCACAACATCACTCACATCCTCTTCTACAG gTGAGAAGATATGTATACCAAGATGTTATAAGATTGGATGACCTAGAGAAGCTCATTGACTGTTCCTATATTcag CCTTACACAATAAACAGTGCCAAAGTTATATTCTTGAACCAAAGAGCACAATCAAGGTCATGCAAGGCTTCTGGCAACTCTTGTTTCACTTGTGACAGAGTCCTTCAGCACCCCTTCAACTTTTGTTCCCTCTCTTGCAAG GTTGATTTTATGGTGTATCAAGGTGAAGATTTATCAAACATCATCTATAGGTTTGATGATTCTGAATTTGCACTCTCCCAATTCGAAGGATTACACGTGGACACCTCCGATTTGATCGATGAAGAAAGCCAAATTACTCCTAACTCCATCTTAGAAGATCCATTAGAATGCAGAGGTTCATCTTGTTCAAATAATGTCAGGGGCAATTCTGGTATTTCACACGATGGACGTATggttaaaaataagaaaaaaagcaGTGGGTTTTTTCCAGGGCTTGTGCTTTCATTAAGCAATAGGAGAAAAGGAGCCCCTCAAAGATCTCctctttcttga